In Neofelis nebulosa isolate mNeoNeb1 chromosome 7, mNeoNeb1.pri, whole genome shotgun sequence, the following proteins share a genomic window:
- the RAB11A gene encoding ras-related protein Rab-11A isoform X2: MGTRDDEYDYLFKVVLIGDSGVGKSNLLSRFTRNEFNLESKSTIGVEFATRSIQVDGKTIKAQIWDTAGQERYRAITSAYYRGAVGALLVYDIAKHLTYENVERWLKELRDHADSNIVIMLVGNKSDLRHLRAVPTDEARAFAEKNGLSFIETSALDSTNVEAAFQTILTD; encoded by the exons TTGTCCTTATTGGAGATTCTGGTGTTGGAAAGAGTAATCTCTTGTCTCGATTTACTCGAAATGAGTTTAATCTCGAAAGCAAGAGCACCATTGGAGTAGAGTTTGCAACAAGAAGCATCCAGGTTGATGGGAAAACAATCAAGGCACAGATATGGGACACGGCAGGGCAAGAGCGATACCGAGCTATAACATCAGC atacTATCGTGGAGCTGTAGGTGCCTTATTGGTTTATGACATTGCTAAACATCTCACATATGAAAATGTAGAACGATGGCTgaaagaactgagagatcatgctGATAGTAACATTGTTATCATGCTTGTGGGCAATAAGAGTGATTTGCGTCATCTCAGGGCAGTACCTACAGATGAAGCAAGAGCTTTTGCAG aaaaGAATGGTTTGTCATTCATTGAGACTTCTGCTCTAGACTCTACAAATGTAGAAGCTGCTTTTCAGACAATTCTGACAG ACTGA